A genomic stretch from Polyangium spumosum includes:
- a CDS encoding FG-GAP repeat domain-containing protein produces the protein MNIRGNVRFAALGALGLLASGLGFACGGGGSTPSGGGNTGGAGGAGGNTGGMGGDAGSGGDVFTDAGCPTAQICGDTCCPAGETCALGTTCAREQAPCATNDDCLFDSYCQDGQCIPYGIPGAQSNDPSCTSPVEIGAIVPSEQCRWTGPPAGDAHPNSFQVMATPIVVDFDFDSDPNTLSPSVVFTSFPTAGSYSNPGVLRVISGKDCSQQWSFDAAADATMSPASAAAGDLDGDGKPEIVAARHGGGVLAFKFDPATNTFSQLWRSGTCPGGSGPPSTFDTTGGSDKWSGPSIHDLDDDGKPEIIYGAAVYRADGCLASDALGFPAYSKGVVPVIADVDEDGKMELVLGDGIHEWSAGGWVAEAYFAPGNLAAGQVAVAELGSFPLDAFGGQDRAEIVVVSAGSVRVQTLAGTVVFGPVVIPGGGTGGPPTIADFDGDGRREFASAGGSQYVVFDFDCLAGGDPAKCGGQAPNNGILWSQPSKDASSNVTGSSVFDFDYDGKAEAVYADECFLRVYDGSTGSVIYSVARTSGTTYENPVIVDVDGDYHTEIVTAVNDYANLNCPATDPLYPSAASQNNHGILILRDEQERWAASRPVWNQHAYAVTHVGDHGEIPKTSSVAVNWKDAKLNNFRQNVQGDLEALGQPDLTAGGDVGAVKCVGTVATIEARVCNRGTLPMVSGTEVTFYDGSAMGPALCTAQIPTVLGVSECTIVSCEADLGGKKLDIYVRVDPQTQTLECHEKNNDALYTGVECGAVPN, from the coding sequence ATGAACATTCGCGGAAACGTGCGCTTCGCGGCGCTCGGGGCGCTCGGCTTGCTCGCGAGCGGCCTTGGGTTCGCGTGCGGCGGCGGCGGCAGCACGCCCTCGGGCGGGGGAAATACGGGCGGCGCCGGGGGCGCGGGCGGCAATACCGGCGGGATGGGCGGGGACGCGGGCTCGGGCGGCGACGTCTTCACGGACGCCGGCTGCCCCACGGCCCAGATATGCGGCGACACGTGTTGCCCCGCGGGCGAGACCTGCGCGCTCGGGACCACGTGCGCCCGCGAGCAGGCGCCCTGCGCGACGAACGACGATTGCTTGTTCGATAGCTACTGCCAGGACGGGCAATGCATCCCGTACGGCATCCCCGGCGCGCAGAGCAACGATCCGAGCTGCACGAGCCCGGTCGAGATCGGCGCGATCGTCCCCTCGGAGCAATGCCGCTGGACCGGGCCGCCCGCGGGCGACGCGCACCCGAATAGCTTCCAGGTGATGGCGACGCCGATCGTCGTCGATTTCGATTTCGACAGCGATCCGAACACGCTCTCGCCCTCCGTCGTCTTCACCTCGTTCCCCACGGCGGGCAGTTATTCGAACCCCGGCGTCCTCCGGGTGATCAGCGGGAAGGATTGCTCGCAGCAATGGAGCTTCGACGCCGCGGCGGACGCGACCATGTCGCCCGCGTCGGCGGCCGCCGGCGACCTCGACGGCGACGGCAAACCCGAGATCGTCGCGGCGCGCCACGGCGGCGGCGTCCTCGCCTTCAAGTTCGATCCGGCGACGAATACCTTCTCCCAGCTCTGGCGCTCCGGCACCTGCCCCGGCGGCTCCGGCCCGCCGTCCACGTTCGACACGACGGGCGGCAGCGACAAATGGAGCGGGCCTTCGATTCACGACCTCGACGACGACGGCAAGCCCGAGATCATCTATGGCGCCGCCGTCTACCGCGCCGACGGATGTCTCGCCTCGGACGCCCTCGGATTCCCGGCGTACAGCAAGGGCGTCGTCCCCGTCATCGCCGACGTCGACGAGGACGGGAAGATGGAGCTCGTGCTCGGCGATGGCATTCACGAGTGGAGCGCCGGCGGCTGGGTCGCGGAAGCCTATTTCGCGCCGGGCAACCTCGCCGCGGGCCAGGTGGCGGTCGCCGAGCTCGGCAGCTTCCCGCTCGACGCGTTCGGCGGGCAGGATCGCGCCGAGATCGTGGTCGTCTCGGCCGGCAGCGTCCGGGTGCAGACGCTCGCCGGCACCGTCGTCTTCGGGCCGGTCGTGATCCCGGGCGGCGGAACGGGTGGCCCTCCGACGATCGCCGATTTCGACGGGGATGGGCGGCGCGAGTTCGCGAGCGCGGGCGGATCGCAGTACGTGGTCTTCGATTTCGACTGCCTCGCGGGCGGCGACCCCGCGAAATGTGGGGGACAGGCGCCGAACAATGGCATCCTCTGGAGCCAGCCCTCGAAGGACGCGAGCTCGAACGTCACCGGGTCGAGCGTCTTCGATTTCGATTACGACGGCAAGGCCGAGGCCGTCTACGCCGACGAGTGTTTCCTCCGGGTCTACGACGGCTCCACGGGCAGCGTCATCTACAGCGTCGCGCGCACGTCGGGGACGACCTACGAGAACCCCGTGATCGTCGACGTGGACGGCGACTATCACACCGAGATCGTAACGGCGGTGAACGACTACGCGAACCTCAATTGCCCGGCCACGGATCCGCTCTACCCGAGCGCGGCGTCGCAAAACAACCACGGCATTTTGATCCTGCGCGACGAGCAGGAGCGCTGGGCGGCGTCGCGGCCCGTGTGGAATCAGCACGCTTATGCGGTCACGCACGTCGGCGACCACGGCGAGATCCCGAAGACCTCGAGCGTGGCGGTCAACTGGAAGGACGCGAAGCTCAACAATTTCCGCCAGAACGTGCAGGGCGACCTCGAGGCGCTCGGGCAGCCGGATCTCACGGCGGGCGGGGACGTCGGCGCGGTCAAATGCGTCGGGACTGTCGCCACGATCGAAGCCCGGGTATGCAACCGCGGCACGTTGCCCATGGTCAGCGGCACCGAGGTCACCTTCTATGACGGCTCGGCCATGGGGCCCGCGCTCTGCACGGCGCAAATCCCGACCGTGCTCGGCGTCTCGGAGTGCACGATCGTGAGCTGCGAGGCCGATCTCGGGGGCAAGAAGCTCGACATCTACGTGCGCGTCGACCCGCAGACGCAGACGCTCGAGTGCCACGAGAAGAACAACGACGCCCTCTACACGGGCGTCGAGTGCGGCGCCGTGCCGAATTGA
- a CDS encoding NCS1 family nucleobase:cation symporter-1: protein MSLTNEDLAPTASDKRTWGLWHFAALWVGMAVCIPTYQMASSLIDQGMSWSEALGCIALGNVIVLVPMVLNAHAGTKYGIPFPVFARASFGVLGANVPAVLRALVACGWFGIQTWFGGLALWQLLSILAPSVGEMLSSAAWKSSFVAAHPGELLGFVVFWLINLFFILRGTESIKFLETWAAPFLIGLGLLLLGWAYVRAGGFGPILSQPSKLEGAAFWAKFAPGLTAMVGFWATLSLNIPDFTRYARSQREQAIGQAIGLPPTMILFSFIGVAVTSATKIIFGETIWDPVALLARVGGALVLLFAMLGLSVATLSTNLAANVVSPANDFSNLAPAKISYKMGGVITAVVGALIMPWKLLATSGDYIFTWLVGYSALLGPIGGIMIADYFLIRRTNLDVDDLYRRGGAYEYQGGFNGPAMVALLLGVLPNLPGFLAAAVPSMADVVPGFLKTVYTYAWFVGFLVSGGLHVLFHHLFGARTKRLRSLGASG, encoded by the coding sequence ATGTCGCTCACGAACGAGGACCTCGCGCCGACGGCGTCGGACAAGCGCACCTGGGGTCTCTGGCATTTCGCGGCGTTGTGGGTCGGGATGGCCGTCTGCATTCCGACGTACCAGATGGCGTCGAGCCTCATCGACCAGGGGATGAGCTGGTCGGAGGCGCTCGGCTGCATCGCGCTCGGCAACGTGATCGTCCTCGTGCCGATGGTGCTGAACGCGCACGCGGGCACGAAGTACGGCATTCCGTTCCCCGTGTTCGCGCGCGCCTCGTTCGGCGTGCTCGGCGCGAATGTGCCGGCCGTGCTCCGCGCGCTCGTCGCGTGCGGGTGGTTCGGCATCCAGACGTGGTTCGGCGGGCTCGCGCTCTGGCAGCTCCTCTCGATCCTGGCCCCGTCGGTCGGCGAAATGCTGAGCTCGGCGGCGTGGAAGTCCTCGTTTGTCGCGGCGCACCCGGGGGAGCTCCTCGGGTTCGTCGTCTTCTGGCTCATCAACCTCTTCTTCATCCTGCGCGGGACCGAGTCGATCAAGTTCCTGGAGACGTGGGCGGCGCCGTTCCTCATTGGATTGGGCCTGCTCCTGCTCGGCTGGGCGTACGTCCGCGCCGGGGGGTTCGGCCCGATCCTCTCGCAACCTTCGAAGCTCGAGGGCGCCGCCTTCTGGGCGAAGTTCGCGCCGGGGCTCACGGCGATGGTCGGGTTCTGGGCGACGCTCTCGCTCAACATCCCCGATTTCACGCGGTATGCGCGTAGCCAGCGGGAGCAGGCGATCGGCCAGGCGATCGGCCTGCCGCCGACGATGATCCTCTTCTCGTTCATCGGCGTGGCTGTGACGTCGGCGACGAAGATCATCTTCGGCGAGACGATCTGGGATCCGGTCGCGCTGCTCGCCAGGGTCGGCGGCGCGCTCGTCCTCCTCTTCGCGATGCTGGGTTTGTCCGTCGCGACGCTCTCGACGAACCTCGCGGCGAACGTCGTCTCGCCGGCGAACGATTTCTCGAACCTCGCGCCCGCGAAGATCTCCTACAAGATGGGCGGCGTGATCACGGCCGTCGTCGGCGCGCTCATCATGCCCTGGAAGCTCCTGGCGACGTCGGGTGATTACATCTTCACCTGGCTCGTCGGGTATTCTGCGCTGCTCGGCCCGATCGGCGGCATCATGATCGCCGATTACTTCCTGATCCGCAGGACGAACCTCGACGTCGACGACCTTTATCGCCGCGGCGGCGCCTACGAGTATCAGGGCGGCTTCAATGGGCCTGCGATGGTCGCGCTCCTCCTCGGCGTGCTCCCCAATTTGCCCGGCTTCCTCGCCGCGGCCGTGCCGTCGATGGCGGACGTCGTGCCCGGCTTCCTGAAGACGGTCTACACGTATGCGTGGTTCGTCGGCTTCCTCGTCTCCGGCGGCCTCCATGTGCTGTTTCACCACCTGTTCGGGGCGCGCACAAAAAGATTGAGATCCTTGGGCGCCTCGGGATAA
- the hisG gene encoding ATP phosphoribosyltransferase: protein MNGRPLSIAVPKGRILKALAPLFSRAGLDVGPLVADDRRLVRDDAAGRLRYVFLKPDDVPTYVEYGAVDLGIAGRDTLLEKKADLYTPLDLGIGRCRLAVAGPRGKRAPDVPRVATKYPRVTAEFFATRGIQAEVIPVSGSVELGPLVGLSDLIVDVVETGKTLEENDLEVRETVAEVSTMLIANRAAYKLRAAEIRPLCEAIARVVAEGSAV from the coding sequence GTGAACGGGCGGCCGCTCTCGATCGCCGTCCCGAAAGGCCGCATCCTCAAGGCGCTCGCGCCCCTGTTTTCCCGCGCGGGGCTCGACGTGGGCCCGCTCGTCGCCGACGACCGAAGGCTCGTGCGCGACGACGCGGCGGGCCGCCTCCGGTACGTGTTCCTGAAGCCGGACGACGTGCCGACATACGTGGAGTACGGCGCGGTCGACCTCGGCATCGCGGGGCGCGACACGTTGCTCGAAAAGAAGGCGGACCTCTACACGCCGCTCGACCTCGGCATCGGCCGCTGCCGCCTCGCCGTGGCGGGGCCGCGGGGCAAGCGCGCGCCGGACGTGCCGCGCGTGGCGACGAAATACCCGCGCGTCACGGCCGAGTTTTTCGCGACAAGGGGGATCCAGGCCGAGGTGATCCCCGTCTCGGGCTCGGTCGAGCTCGGGCCGCTCGTGGGTTTGTCGGACCTGATCGTCGACGTGGTCGAGACGGGAAAGACCCTCGAAGAGAATGACCTCGAGGTGAGGGAGACCGTGGCCGAGGTGAGCACGATGCTCATCGCGAACCGCGCGGCCTACAAGCTACGCGCGGCGGAGATCCGGCCGCTCTGCGAGGCGATCGCGAGGGTCGTGGCCGAGGGGAGCGCGGTCTGA
- the murA gene encoding UDP-N-acetylglucosamine 1-carboxyvinyltransferase has protein sequence MDVIRIRGGKQLHGKIRMSGAKNAALPILCATLLSDGESILRNVPALRDIETTGELLRVLGRNVMVDPPLVRVAGGPEANPEAPYELVKQMRASVLVLGPLVARYGRAKVSLPGGCQIGSRPVDQHLKGLEALGATIRLSNGYIHAECTRLKGAEVVFDMPTVTGTENIMMAAALAKGRTTLVNCAREPEVEELGRVLNKMGARVDGAGTDVIHIEGRDELDPFDHAIISDRIETGTYMVAAAAAGGDVLLENAPLEDLEAVVAKLRAAGVEVGREGDCVRVRRDPDKPLRALDVVTAPHPGFPTDMQAQFMVLMCLARGTSRIVETIFENRFMHVPELRRMGAEIDTDGHTAHVHGGRPISGAKVMATDLRASASLVIAGLLATEGETEVLRVYHLDRGYEYMERKLATLGADTARIKGQPG, from the coding sequence ATGGACGTCATCCGGATTCGCGGTGGAAAGCAGCTTCATGGCAAGATCCGCATGAGCGGCGCGAAGAACGCGGCGCTGCCGATCCTGTGCGCGACGCTGCTCTCGGACGGCGAGAGCATCCTGCGGAACGTGCCGGCCCTCAGGGACATCGAGACCACGGGCGAGCTGCTCCGCGTGCTCGGGCGCAACGTGATGGTCGACCCGCCCCTCGTGCGCGTCGCCGGCGGCCCCGAGGCGAACCCCGAGGCCCCCTACGAGCTCGTCAAGCAGATGCGCGCCAGCGTGCTCGTGCTCGGGCCGCTCGTCGCGCGGTACGGCCGCGCCAAGGTGAGCCTGCCCGGCGGATGCCAGATCGGCTCACGCCCGGTCGACCAGCACCTGAAGGGCCTCGAGGCGCTCGGCGCGACGATCCGGCTCTCGAACGGCTACATCCACGCCGAGTGCACGCGGCTCAAGGGCGCCGAGGTCGTCTTCGACATGCCCACCGTGACGGGCACCGAGAACATCATGATGGCCGCGGCGCTCGCGAAGGGCCGGACCACGCTGGTCAACTGCGCCCGCGAGCCGGAGGTCGAGGAGCTCGGCCGCGTGCTCAACAAGATGGGCGCGCGCGTCGACGGCGCAGGCACGGACGTGATCCACATCGAGGGGCGCGACGAGCTCGACCCGTTCGACCACGCCATCATCTCGGACCGCATCGAGACGGGGACGTACATGGTCGCGGCCGCCGCCGCGGGCGGCGACGTGTTGCTCGAGAACGCGCCGCTCGAGGACCTCGAAGCGGTCGTGGCGAAGCTACGCGCGGCGGGCGTGGAGGTCGGGCGCGAGGGCGACTGCGTGCGCGTCCGCCGCGACCCGGACAAACCGCTGCGCGCGCTGGACGTGGTCACGGCGCCGCACCCGGGTTTCCCCACGGACATGCAGGCGCAGTTCATGGTGCTCATGTGCCTGGCGCGCGGGACGTCGCGGATCGTGGAGACGATCTTCGAGAACCGGTTCATGCACGTGCCCGAGCTCCGGCGCATGGGCGCGGAGATCGACACGGACGGGCACACGGCGCACGTGCACGGCGGCCGCCCGATCTCGGGCGCGAAGGTGATGGCCACGGACCTGCGCGCGAGCGCGTCGCTGGTGATCGCGGGGCTGCTCGCAACGGAAGGCGAGACCGAGGTCTTGCGCGTCTACCACCTCGATCGAGGTTACGAGTACATGGAACGCAAGCTCGCGACGCTCGGCGCGGACACGGCGCGGATCAAGGGGCAGCCGGGGTGA
- a CDS encoding DUF6688 domain-containing protein yields MEPEEPTAAQPGSPEEAPLATAPPETPSTHSRLADAGLATLLVAGYVSPLLALLIGFVSSGSTGLALSLALVGLVGAVWVVVWLYRNIRRRGRGPALGWVEVLVLVILPAWGLAYNHMAKESCQVLECEQNSALFRPLAEPEVFGLLAFHAVTALAYVASRRRPQALQPALAELSVHASLLSGMVIHALLAVHFGKWVLAGVAFPPAFLPCLSPVLTLILYGAELRHRLRLRGADARSVAQAQPLAVYREVPAQSFLPQRIHRPTLLRALAVSPALLGLHAVLQAVWLGQSSGALQVFTRTCDYTLSRLPVEVIPGSCHYLCTVAARGHSWLVRPLRMGRRGGVPIVVNRQLAVANAFEDLLHERWPRFGRLARRTYDLLARPICNHLRPAWVSDIVYLVMKPAEWAFYLALVLLDPRSPEARIDRMYR; encoded by the coding sequence ATGGAACCCGAGGAACCCACAGCGGCGCAGCCAGGCTCACCGGAAGAAGCCCCCCTCGCGACGGCGCCCCCGGAGACGCCCTCCACGCACAGCCGCCTCGCGGACGCCGGCCTCGCGACGTTGCTCGTGGCGGGTTACGTCTCGCCGCTGCTCGCGCTCCTCATCGGGTTCGTCTCGTCGGGCAGCACCGGCTTGGCGCTCTCCCTCGCGCTCGTTGGCCTCGTGGGGGCGGTCTGGGTCGTCGTCTGGCTCTACCGGAACATTCGAAGGCGCGGGCGCGGGCCGGCCCTGGGCTGGGTGGAGGTGCTCGTCTTGGTCATCCTCCCCGCGTGGGGACTCGCCTACAACCACATGGCGAAGGAGAGCTGCCAGGTCCTCGAGTGCGAGCAGAACAGCGCCCTCTTCCGGCCGCTCGCCGAGCCCGAGGTCTTTGGCCTGCTCGCGTTTCACGCCGTCACCGCGCTCGCCTACGTGGCCTCGCGCCGCAGGCCACAGGCCTTGCAGCCGGCCCTCGCCGAGCTCTCCGTGCACGCGAGTTTGCTCTCCGGGATGGTCATCCATGCGCTGCTCGCCGTGCATTTTGGCAAGTGGGTGCTCGCGGGCGTCGCCTTTCCGCCGGCCTTCTTGCCGTGTTTGTCCCCGGTCCTCACGCTGATCCTCTACGGCGCCGAGCTCCGCCATCGGCTCCGCCTGCGAGGCGCGGACGCGCGTTCGGTCGCGCAGGCCCAGCCGCTCGCCGTCTACCGCGAAGTCCCGGCGCAATCGTTTCTGCCCCAAAGAATCCACCGCCCGACGCTCCTCCGCGCCCTCGCCGTGTCCCCGGCCCTCCTCGGCCTGCACGCCGTCCTCCAGGCGGTTTGGCTGGGCCAGTCGTCCGGCGCGCTCCAGGTCTTCACGCGGACGTGCGACTACACGCTCTCGCGCCTGCCCGTCGAGGTGATCCCGGGCAGTTGCCATTACCTCTGCACGGTGGCCGCGCGGGGCCATTCCTGGCTCGTGCGCCCGCTGCGGATGGGCCGGCGCGGCGGCGTCCCCATCGTGGTCAACCGCCAGCTCGCCGTGGCGAACGCCTTCGAGGACCTGCTCCACGAGCGCTGGCCCCGCTTCGGCCGTTTGGCGCGGCGAACCTACGACCTCCTCGCGCGCCCCATCTGCAACCACCTGCGCCCCGCGTGGGTGTCGGACATCGTCTACCTCGTGATGAAGCCGGCCGAGTGGGCGTTTTACCTGGCGCTCGTCCTCCTCGATCCCCGCTCGCCGGAGGCCCGGATCGACCGAATGTACCGCTAG
- the preA gene encoding NAD-dependent dihydropyrimidine dehydrogenase subunit PreA, with protein MADLSINFAGIKSPNPFWLASAPPTNTGDQVMRAFDAGWGGAVWKTLGNPIVNVSSRFGGIDYGNTRMMGLNNIELITDRPLEVNLREIREVKRRYPNHAVITSLMVETKEEWKEIIQRAEEAGSDGHELNFGCPHGMCERGMGSAVSSEPKVLREIARWAVEFATKPVIVKLSPNVTDIVEPGEAVLESGAHGISLINTIKSIMAIDLDRMVPLPRVGDASTNGGYCGPAVKPVALHMVGELTRHPAIAKLPISGIGGISNWRDAAEFIALGCTSVQVCTAVMHYGYRIVEDMIEGLNDFLDSKGMKSILDLRGRAAPQYKNWGELDLGYRVVADISVDKCIGCQLCYTACMDGAHQCIHLPGRTEEEARKAGHTHIPKLIPDRAVVAKGGAAVHGGGAPHAPGSRVPFVDEEECIGCNLCQLVCPVSGCITMKEVPSGKPHESWNDRVNRGADYVPGGLHVTEMERAKRST; from the coding sequence ATGGCAGATCTATCCATCAATTTTGCGGGTATCAAGAGCCCGAACCCGTTCTGGCTCGCCTCGGCGCCGCCCACGAACACGGGCGACCAGGTCATGCGCGCCTTCGACGCCGGCTGGGGCGGCGCGGTGTGGAAGACGCTCGGCAATCCGATCGTCAACGTATCGAGCCGCTTCGGCGGCATCGATTACGGAAACACGCGGATGATGGGGCTCAACAACATCGAGCTCATCACCGATCGCCCGCTCGAGGTGAACCTGCGCGAGATTCGCGAGGTCAAGCGCCGGTATCCGAACCACGCGGTCATCACCTCGCTCATGGTCGAGACGAAGGAGGAGTGGAAGGAGATCATCCAGCGCGCCGAGGAGGCGGGCTCGGACGGCCACGAGCTCAATTTCGGCTGCCCGCACGGCATGTGCGAGCGCGGGATGGGCTCGGCCGTGAGCTCGGAGCCGAAGGTCCTGCGGGAGATCGCGCGCTGGGCCGTCGAATTCGCGACGAAGCCGGTCATCGTGAAGCTCAGCCCGAACGTGACGGACATCGTCGAGCCGGGCGAGGCGGTGCTCGAGAGCGGCGCGCACGGGATCAGCTTGATCAACACGATCAAGTCGATCATGGCCATCGACCTCGACCGGATGGTGCCCTTGCCGCGCGTCGGCGACGCCTCGACGAACGGCGGGTATTGCGGCCCGGCGGTGAAGCCCGTCGCGCTGCACATGGTCGGCGAGTTGACGCGGCACCCGGCCATCGCGAAGCTCCCGATCTCGGGGATCGGCGGCATCTCGAACTGGCGCGACGCGGCCGAGTTCATCGCGCTCGGCTGCACGAGCGTGCAGGTCTGCACGGCGGTCATGCATTACGGCTACCGCATCGTCGAGGACATGATCGAGGGCCTGAACGATTTCCTCGATTCGAAGGGGATGAAATCGATCCTCGACCTCCGGGGCCGGGCGGCGCCGCAATACAAGAACTGGGGCGAGCTCGACCTCGGGTATCGCGTCGTGGCGGACATCTCGGTCGATAAATGTATCGGCTGCCAGCTCTGCTACACGGCCTGCATGGACGGCGCGCATCAATGCATCCACCTCCCCGGCCGCACCGAGGAGGAGGCGCGCAAGGCGGGGCACACCCACATCCCGAAGCTCATCCCCGACCGCGCGGTCGTGGCGAAGGGCGGAGCGGCTGTTCACGGTGGGGGTGCCCCCCACGCCCCCGGCTCACGCGTGCCGTTCGTCGACGAGGAGGAGTGCATCGGCTGCAATCTCTGTCAGCTCGTTTGCCCCGTCTCCGGCTGCATCACGATGAAGGAAGTGCCCTCGGGCAAACCGCACGAGAGCTGGAACGATCGCGTCAATCGCGGCGCCGATTACGTGCCGGGCGGGCTTCACGTCACGGAGATGGAGCGAGCCAAGCGGAGCACCTGA
- a CDS encoding Ig-like domain-containing protein — translation MHARRFSSKKRPFAALAFVLATLGATGAASATGMQGHIYMAQCAAEQVTDPRLRALFDAHLNDLSNGAFFPDSGYTADDYDQGEIPHWEQYVQGYVELIRERYDKPFEDPAAAAHVAFLMGLAAHGITDSTFDSLLYERADQVDPGDMDTFDMAMDIFLVHDHPRYYLPEIAVDAKTQSELFEQKINHPVAPEAIEKAMSTAWSGQAVVAKFLYLGADDYGEKFPWARESLRDPRTPGGYPFGARVTAGYYREILRRLDGGTSADGVVIGAYPDDAYPLATLDNTRPDGKIVLFFGEGMDRATIDDAVVAVRDDAGNVVPTTVSVYRGDTWANVLRITAGAPWQPSTKYTATLHKSIKTLSGASPTEDLVFSFTTCSPDAPSGDCAAPAGPPPPSACPKLDAAYSMRPEDQPPEEEEPPPPPQVNPVPKEESGCAAAPTRHEASAGALLALVFAGTALLARRRRREP, via the coding sequence ATGCACGCCCGACGCTTCTCCTCGAAAAAGAGACCCTTCGCCGCCCTCGCTTTTGTCCTCGCCACGCTCGGCGCGACCGGCGCCGCCTCGGCCACCGGCATGCAAGGCCATATCTACATGGCCCAGTGCGCCGCCGAGCAGGTCACGGATCCGCGGCTCCGCGCTCTCTTCGACGCCCACCTGAACGACCTCTCGAACGGCGCCTTCTTCCCCGACTCCGGCTACACCGCGGACGACTACGATCAGGGCGAAATCCCGCACTGGGAGCAATACGTGCAAGGGTACGTCGAGCTCATCCGCGAGCGCTACGACAAACCCTTCGAGGACCCGGCGGCCGCGGCCCACGTCGCGTTCCTGATGGGGCTCGCGGCCCACGGGATCACCGATTCGACATTCGATTCGCTGCTCTACGAGCGCGCAGATCAGGTCGACCCGGGGGACATGGATACGTTCGACATGGCCATGGACATCTTCCTCGTCCACGACCACCCGCGGTATTACCTGCCCGAGATCGCCGTCGACGCGAAGACGCAGAGCGAGCTCTTCGAGCAGAAGATCAACCACCCCGTCGCCCCCGAGGCCATCGAGAAGGCCATGTCGACGGCCTGGTCGGGCCAGGCTGTCGTCGCCAAATTCCTCTACCTCGGCGCCGACGATTACGGAGAAAAGTTCCCCTGGGCCCGCGAGAGCCTGCGCGACCCGCGGACGCCCGGCGGTTATCCCTTCGGGGCCCGCGTGACCGCGGGGTATTACCGCGAGATTCTACGGCGCCTCGACGGCGGCACCTCGGCCGACGGCGTGGTCATCGGGGCCTATCCGGACGACGCCTATCCGCTCGCCACGCTCGACAACACGCGACCCGATGGGAAAATCGTCCTGTTCTTCGGCGAGGGAATGGACCGGGCGACGATCGACGACGCGGTCGTGGCCGTACGTGACGATGCGGGGAACGTGGTCCCGACGACCGTGAGCGTCTATCGCGGGGACACGTGGGCGAACGTCCTGCGAATCACGGCCGGCGCGCCCTGGCAGCCGTCCACGAAATACACGGCGACCCTGCACAAATCGATCAAGACGCTCTCCGGCGCCTCCCCGACCGAGGACCTCGTCTTTTCTTTCACCACGTGCAGCCCCGACGCGCCGAGCGGCGATTGCGCGGCCCCCGCCGGTCCGCCGCCGCCCTCGGCCTGCCCGAAGCTCGACGCGGCGTATTCGATGCGGCCCGAGGATCAGCCGCCGGAAGAGGAGGAGCCGCCGCCGCCGCCGCAGGTCAACCCCGTCCCGAAGGAAGAGAGCGGGTGCGCGGCGGCCCCGACGCGCCACGAGGCGAGCGCCGGGGCCCTGCTCGCGCTGGTCTTCGCGGGCACGGCCCTGCTCGCCCGGCGGCGCCGCCGGGAGCCCTGA